CGAGCGCGACGATACCGAGCGCGCGCCCGAACTGCGCGCCCCACACCCACGTCTTCTCGACGAGCACGATCGCGGCGAGCACGATCATCGCCACCACGTTCATCAGTCCGAACACCACGAGCAACGCCATCAGCGCCCAGCAGCAACCGAGACAGAACCCGCCGTGGTGCACGCCGACGCGGAGGTCGCGCGTGCGCCCCCGGTACGCGGCGTACTCGAGCGTGAAGCCGAGCGGCGACCGGCAGTACGCGAGGCAACGTTCCTTGAACGGTGTGAGTTGGTACACACCGCACGCGAGGAAGATCACCGCCGCGAGCGCGGTGGCCGCGGTGGGATTGTCGTCGACGAACCGGTCGGCCACCCATGCGAGCCCGTACGCGGGAAACGCCGCCGCCGACCACACCAACAGGTAGCCCGCCGCGAACACGGTGAGACGCGCA
The Acidimicrobiia bacterium genome window above contains:
- a CDS encoding DUF2182 domain-containing protein, giving the protein MSASSTAPSAPILRRLTPSASVVLLAAAAAWLGVVAVAGDMGSMPGTMGLGFGSFVAVWALMMTAMMLPSVAPFVSLYTRTFRENRAARLTVFAAGYLLVWSAAAFPAYGLAWVADRFVDDNPTAATALAAVIFLACGVYQLTPFKERCLAYCRSPLGFTLEYAAYRGRTRDLRVGVHHGGFCLGCCWALMALLVVFGLMNVVAMIVLAAIVLVEKTWVWGAQFGRALGIVALVLAALVIFLPGIAPGLDHVVHAGGMGGM